Proteins encoded in a region of the Bacillus sp. T3 genome:
- a CDS encoding alpha/beta-type small acid-soluble spore protein: MARNKLLVPGSENALQQMKEEIANEFDVQLGADTTARANGSVGGEMTKRLIALGEQSLRNQQGQ, encoded by the coding sequence ATGGCTAGAAACAAACTTTTGGTTCCTGGATCAGAAAATGCGCTACAGCAAATGAAAGAGGAAATCGCCAACGAGTTTGATGTTCAACTTGGTGCTGATACAACCGCACGTGCTAATGGTTCTGTCGGCGGTGAAATGACAAAGCGTTTAATCGCCCTCGGAGAACAATCCTTAAGAAATCAACAAGGACAATAA
- the bluB gene encoding 5,6-dimethylbenzimidazole synthase, whose amino-acid sequence MFKTEERDSIYKVIYNRRDIRSFLPDPIPEEKLNRILNAAHHAPSVGFSQPWNFILITSQDIKDKLAWAADKERRALAIHYEEDGEKESKFLDLKIEGLKEAPLTICVTCDPTRGGSHVLGRNSIPETDALSTACAIQNMWLAACAEGLAMGWVSFYKKNDVRDILNIPPHIDPLALISIGYTDHYPEKPLLELANWEKRHELEPLIYHNQWLEK is encoded by the coding sequence TTGTTTAAAACAGAGGAAAGAGATTCAATTTATAAAGTGATTTATAACAGAAGAGATATTCGTAGTTTCCTGCCAGATCCGATTCCAGAAGAAAAGCTTAATCGAATCCTTAATGCTGCTCATCATGCACCATCAGTTGGTTTTAGTCAGCCGTGGAATTTTATTTTAATCACTTCACAAGATATCAAAGATAAATTAGCTTGGGCTGCCGATAAAGAGCGGCGGGCGCTGGCGATCCATTACGAGGAGGACGGGGAAAAGGAGTCCAAATTTCTTGATTTAAAAATTGAAGGACTGAAAGAAGCACCTTTAACTATTTGTGTAACTTGTGATCCGACTAGAGGGGGTTCGCATGTACTAGGGCGTAATTCGATACCGGAAACGGATGCCCTGTCGACAGCTTGTGCGATCCAAAATATGTGGCTTGCTGCCTGTGCAGAGGGACTTGCGATGGGTTGGGTTAGCTTTTATAAAAAGAATGATGTTCGTGATATCCTGAATATTCCACCACATATTGATCCATTAGCTCTCATTTCGATCGGGTACACCGATCACTACCCAGAGAAGCCTTTATTAGAGCTAGCGAACTGGGAAAAGAGGCATGAACTCGAACCGTTGATTTATCATAATCAATGGCTTGAAAAATAA
- the bioB gene encoding biotin synthase BioB: MEIQTKRDWKTLAENVIGGYQVTEEEALAIVQAKEEEVLEILNAAYLIRHHYFGNKVKLNMIINTKSGLCAEDCGYCSQSIISDAPIEKYGWLTKEKIVEGAQESIRRKAGTYCIVASGRRPSDREIDHVIEAVQEIRETTDLKICCCLGFLNEEHAKKLSEAGVHRYNHNINTSKGNYENVCSTHTYEDRVDTVEKAKESGMSPCSGAIFGMGESDLEAVQIATTLRQLDADSIPCNFLNPIEGTPLEGQKQLNPRKCLKLLSMMRFVNPAKEIRMSGGREVNFRSLQSLGLYAANSIFVGDYLTTAGQEPTADWDMIKDLGFEIEECAL; the protein is encoded by the coding sequence ATGGAAATTCAAACAAAAAGAGACTGGAAAACCTTAGCTGAGAACGTGATTGGAGGATATCAAGTTACGGAAGAGGAAGCACTTGCGATTGTTCAAGCAAAGGAAGAGGAAGTACTTGAAATCCTGAATGCGGCCTACCTAATACGTCATCATTATTTTGGCAACAAAGTAAAGTTAAATATGATTATCAACACAAAGTCAGGACTATGTGCTGAAGATTGTGGCTATTGCTCCCAATCAATTATTTCTGATGCCCCGATTGAAAAGTATGGTTGGTTAACAAAGGAGAAAATCGTCGAAGGAGCTCAGGAATCGATTCGTCGAAAAGCGGGTACCTATTGCATCGTTGCATCTGGACGCCGCCCATCAGATCGAGAAATTGATCATGTCATTGAGGCTGTCCAAGAAATTCGCGAAACAACTGACCTTAAGATTTGCTGCTGTCTTGGCTTTTTAAATGAAGAGCATGCTAAGAAGTTATCAGAGGCTGGTGTTCATCGTTATAACCATAACATAAACACGAGTAAGGGCAATTACGAAAATGTATGTTCAACCCATACATATGAAGACCGTGTTGATACAGTTGAGAAAGCGAAGGAATCAGGGATGTCACCTTGCTCAGGTGCGATTTTTGGAATGGGTGAAAGCGATCTCGAGGCGGTTCAAATTGCGACAACCTTGCGTCAATTAGATGCTGATTCGATTCCATGTAATTTCTTAAATCCAATCGAAGGTACACCACTAGAAGGACAGAAACAACTGAATCCGCGCAAATGCTTGAAGCTGCTTTCGATGATGAGATTTGTTAATCCAGCGAAGGAAATTCGGATGTCTGGGGGACGTGAAGTTAATTTTCGCTCTTTGCAGTCATTAGGACTTTATGCTGCAAATTCAATCTTCGTAGGAGACTACTTAACAACAGCCGGCCAAGAACCAACAGCGGATTGGGATATGATTAAGGATCTTGGTTTTGAAATTGAAGAGTGTGCGCTTTAA
- a CDS encoding Rrf2 family transcriptional regulator, which produces MHLTTYSDYSLRVLIFLATKNNQDLSNIQEIAETYDISKNHLMKIIHHLGKLGYIETIRGRNGGIRLAKSPSEINLGEIIRHTEENFFIVECFEKHNNKCVMTPVCSLKHIFRTALEQFLLVLDQYTLDSIVHENPLMKDFFGTQMKSSETQSS; this is translated from the coding sequence ATGCATTTAACTACTTATTCCGATTATTCGCTTCGTGTTTTAATATTTTTAGCGACAAAAAACAATCAGGACTTATCCAATATTCAGGAAATCGCTGAAACATATGATATTTCTAAAAATCATTTAATGAAGATTATTCATCATTTAGGGAAATTGGGCTATATAGAAACCATTCGAGGGAGAAATGGGGGCATTCGTTTAGCCAAATCACCGTCAGAAATAAATCTGGGTGAAATCATTCGCCATACCGAGGAAAATTTCTTTATCGTCGAATGTTTTGAAAAACACAATAATAAATGTGTGATGACGCCAGTGTGTTCGTTAAAGCATATTTTTCGAACTGCCCTAGAACAATTTCTTCTGGTGCTTGACCAATATACACTTGACTCAATTGTCCATGAAAATCCTCTAATGAAGGATTTTTTCGGAACACAAATGAAATCTTCTGAAACACAATCTTCATAA
- the folE gene encoding GTP cyclohydrolase I FolE: MSKVNRAQIEEGIRLILEAVGEDPNREGLLDTPKRVAKMYEEVFSGLTIDPKEYFDTIFSENHEELVLVKDIPFYSMCEHHLVPFYGVAHVAYIPRNGKVAGLSKLARAVEAVSRRPQLQERITATVVDTIMETLEPHGAMVVVEAEHMCMTMRGVNKPGAKTVTSAVRGIFVDDATKRSEVLAYIHK, from the coding sequence ATGTCAAAGGTAAATCGTGCCCAAATTGAAGAAGGGATACGTTTAATATTAGAAGCAGTTGGTGAGGATCCGAACAGAGAAGGTCTGCTCGATACTCCGAAACGGGTTGCAAAAATGTATGAGGAAGTGTTTTCGGGGTTGACGATTGACCCGAAGGAATATTTTGATACTATTTTTAGCGAAAACCACGAAGAACTGGTATTAGTGAAGGATATACCTTTTTACTCGATGTGTGAGCATCATCTCGTTCCATTTTATGGAGTTGCTCATGTAGCTTATATTCCTCGTAATGGAAAAGTAGCTGGGTTAAGTAAGCTAGCACGAGCTGTTGAAGCGGTATCGCGGCGCCCGCAATTACAGGAAAGAATAACTGCTACAGTTGTCGATACCATTATGGAGACGCTTGAACCACATGGAGCGATGGTTGTGGTAGAAGCTGAGCATATGTGTATGACCATGCGCGGTGTGAATAAGCCAGGAGCTAAAACTGTAACGTCTGCGGTACGTGGAATTTTCGTTGACGATGCTACGAAACGTTCGGAAGTATTAGCTTATATTCATAAATAA
- a CDS encoding SDR family oxidoreductase, translated as MSNKIAVVTGASSGFGLLCSIELAKNGFHVLATMRDSKKSTELLETAKQQNVAQQLTIHTLDVTSSKSIKEFKSNLLQYPTIDVLVNNAGFALGGFSEEVSVEEYRLQFETNFFGVISITQEILPIMRSQGYGRIINMSSISGKIGFPGLSPYVASKHALEGYSESLRLELIPFGIDVVLIEPGSYATKIWSIVDKIKIDLESPYKSYLTGIINEIETGKTKHGNPLDVAKLVALIASDRKRPRFRYPIGNGVKSTIRLKSLLPWEAIERIILKKIGSKLDNK; from the coding sequence ATGAGCAATAAAATAGCAGTGGTTACGGGGGCTTCAAGTGGATTTGGGCTCTTATGTTCTATAGAACTAGCAAAGAACGGATTTCATGTCTTAGCAACAATGAGAGATAGCAAAAAATCAACGGAACTGTTAGAAACGGCAAAACAACAAAATGTAGCGCAACAGTTGACAATCCACACACTTGATGTAACCTCATCTAAATCAATTAAAGAATTCAAATCAAATCTTCTTCAATATCCTACAATTGACGTCCTCGTCAATAACGCAGGGTTTGCGCTTGGTGGTTTTAGCGAAGAGGTGTCCGTCGAGGAGTACCGGTTACAATTTGAAACCAATTTCTTTGGAGTAATTTCAATTACTCAGGAAATCCTCCCAATCATGCGTTCACAGGGGTACGGGAGAATTATTAACATGAGCAGCATAAGCGGCAAAATTGGCTTTCCCGGTTTATCACCATATGTGGCCTCAAAGCATGCATTAGAAGGATATAGTGAATCATTGCGTCTTGAATTAATACCGTTTGGAATCGACGTCGTTCTTATCGAACCAGGTTCTTACGCAACAAAAATTTGGTCAATTGTCGATAAAATAAAAATAGATTTAGAATCACCTTATAAATCCTATTTGACAGGAATTATCAATGAAATCGAAACTGGAAAAACGAAACATGGCAACCCGCTTGACGTGGCAAAGTTAGTAGCACTAATAGCATCCGATCGTAAAAGACCTCGTTTCAGATATCCAATCGGAAATGGTGTCAAATCAACGATTCGGTTGAAAAGCCTTCTCCCTTGGGAAGCAATTGAAAGAATTATTTTGAAAAAAATAGGGTCTAAATTGGATAATAAATAG
- a CDS encoding PH domain-containing protein, translating into MFKKIAADALGLSDIGKIIDPSDYDKTDADDYVMHEDNEKIYFLIKTKKDEYCFTNLALIHVDGESAVSSKRTLKRFPYSRKPISNVLLETAGKIDLDVEIKFKMGEVQFDIDVQKNQIEKLKDLYKTLIHISDTNHENGIISRMAEQSLDKAITILQNTRTNSDGNLASQYEELTEYGFKWLTTIREQYHEKDFGKVFEKYINN; encoded by the coding sequence ATGTTTAAAAAAATTGCTGCGGATGCGCTAGGTTTATCAGATATTGGTAAGATCATTGATCCATCTGACTATGATAAAACAGATGCAGATGATTACGTCATGCATGAAGATAACGAAAAAATATACTTTTTGATCAAAACGAAAAAAGATGAATATTGTTTCACCAACCTTGCATTAATTCATGTTGATGGAGAAAGTGCTGTTTCCTCCAAACGAACGTTAAAACGGTTTCCTTACTCACGTAAGCCGATTTCGAATGTTTTACTGGAAACAGCGGGTAAAATTGATCTGGATGTGGAAATAAAATTCAAAATGGGTGAGGTACAATTTGACATTGATGTCCAAAAAAATCAAATTGAGAAATTAAAAGATTTATATAAAACACTAATTCATATATCTGATACTAATCACGAAAATGGAATAATCAGCAGAATGGCGGAACAAAGCTTAGACAAAGCAATAACCATATTGCAAAACACTCGAACAAACTCTGATGGTAATCTCGCCTCACAATACGAGGAGCTAACTGAATACGGGTTTAAATGGTTAACCACTATCCGTGAGCAGTACCACGAAAAAGACTTTGGCAAAGTTTTTGAAAAGTATATTAATAATTAA
- the yyaC gene encoding spore protease YyaC: MSIQNNEKETQAPSTKMIPYNHTLAPLFIRDALFSLIPEGTEHIYVIGIGSNQISGDSLGPFVGTLLYDIYPNHLTIIGDLQNPLDASTILKEISRLKLPKNTFIVAIDSVLGSEELLNSIVVQNGSIRPGQGLGKILPSIGDCRVMGVVLENDPVRNESLLCTNLHLIYTMATNIAKGISLAVRQYYKYPAQHPVLL, encoded by the coding sequence ATGTCTATCCAAAATAATGAGAAAGAGACACAGGCTCCATCAACAAAAATGATTCCCTATAATCATACTCTGGCTCCACTGTTTATTCGTGATGCTCTGTTTTCCCTCATACCAGAAGGAACTGAGCATATTTATGTGATCGGAATAGGGTCTAATCAAATTAGTGGTGACAGTCTTGGTCCATTTGTTGGCACATTACTATATGATATTTATCCAAACCATCTGACCATTATCGGTGACCTACAGAATCCATTAGATGCATCAACTATTCTGAAAGAAATCTCACGATTAAAACTTCCAAAAAACACCTTTATTGTAGCCATTGATAGTGTTTTAGGCTCGGAGGAATTATTAAATTCCATTGTTGTTCAAAATGGATCTATACGACCAGGTCAAGGACTTGGGAAAATCCTCCCATCGATTGGGGATTGTCGAGTAATGGGTGTTGTGTTGGAAAATGATCCGGTCAGAAATGAATCCCTTCTTTGTACCAATCTTCATCTCATTTACACGATGGCAACCAATATAGCAAAGGGTATTTCTCTAGCGGTTCGGCAATATTATAAATATCCCGCCCAGCATCCAGTATTACTTTAA
- the queD gene encoding 6-carboxytetrahydropterin synthase QueD codes for MYGFRIVDKLQKIDEDIRRDQLKYHSRRVMISKEFTFDAAHHLHAYEGKCKNLHGHTYKVIFGISGFLDERGLMMDFADLKQIWKEEIEIFLDHRYLNETLPPMNTTAENMVVWIYEKMKEALEKEERQQQYLGARVEFIRLYETPTSYAEARREWMENE; via the coding sequence ATGTATGGCTTTCGCATCGTGGATAAGCTCCAAAAAATTGATGAAGATATTCGCCGTGACCAGCTAAAATATCATTCCAGACGTGTCATGATTAGTAAAGAATTTACCTTTGATGCCGCTCATCATTTGCATGCCTATGAGGGGAAATGTAAGAATCTTCATGGACATACGTATAAAGTGATCTTTGGGATAAGTGGATTTCTTGATGAACGCGGTTTAATGATGGACTTTGCTGATTTAAAACAAATTTGGAAAGAAGAAATTGAGATTTTTCTTGATCATCGCTATTTAAATGAAACATTGCCGCCGATGAATACAACGGCTGAAAATATGGTTGTTTGGATTTATGAAAAAATGAAGGAAGCTTTAGAAAAAGAAGAAAGACAGCAGCAATATTTGGGTGCAAGAGTGGAATTTATTCGTCTTTATGAAACCCCAACCAGCTATGCTGAGGCAAGACGGGAGTGGATGGAGAATGAGTAA
- the queC gene encoding 7-cyano-7-deazaguanine synthase QueC, producing MKNDKAVVVFSGGQDSTTCLFWAIKQFKEVVAVTFDYNQRHITEIECAKNITSELGIKHHILDMSLLNQLAPNALTRADIAVKEGDEGGLPSTFVPGRNLLFMSFAGVLANQIGAKHIVTGVCETDFSGYPDCRDVFIKSLNVTLNLSMDYQFVIHTPLMWLNKAETWQLADELGAFDFVREKTLTCYNGIIADGCGECPACKLRQKGLQDYLLDRKER from the coding sequence ATGAAAAACGATAAGGCCGTAGTTGTATTTAGTGGAGGCCAGGACAGTACAACCTGTTTATTTTGGGCAATAAAACAATTTAAAGAAGTTGTTGCTGTGACATTCGATTACAATCAAAGGCACATAACAGAAATTGAGTGCGCAAAAAATATAACGAGTGAACTTGGAATAAAACATCATATTTTAGATATGTCTTTATTAAATCAATTGGCACCAAATGCTTTAACTAGAGCTGATATTGCTGTGAAGGAAGGGGATGAAGGCGGTCTGCCATCAACGTTTGTCCCTGGGCGTAATTTATTATTCATGTCCTTCGCAGGAGTATTGGCGAATCAAATCGGTGCAAAACATATTGTTACGGGTGTTTGCGAAACAGACTTTAGTGGCTATCCGGATTGCCGGGATGTGTTTATTAAATCTTTAAATGTAACATTGAATCTCTCAATGGATTATCAATTTGTCATTCACACACCACTGATGTGGCTAAATAAAGCAGAAACATGGCAATTAGCGGATGAACTTGGTGCATTTGATTTTGTGCGTGAAAAAACTTTAACGTGTTATAACGGAATCATTGCAGATGGTTGTGGTGAATGTCCAGCTTGTAAGCTCCGCCAAAAAGGCCTACAGGATTATTTATTAGACAGAAAGGAGCGCTAA
- a CDS encoding metallophosphoesterase gives MSILSIFSIIISIVIYGLICYYIGFNGWAWLKSAKFAKYKKSYVTSMVFLSLSIFIGIYLPYAGLQWISGFWMAILGYSFIVLPIANIVHFLLKKKQVFWIGIAVLSFYLFIFIYGSYNAWVPVVKTYDIQVNKTAQNKNLKIFMASDLHLGQMVGKSHLDRLISLIHQEKPDIVLLPGDIINDNIQPYLEKNMGETLGKIDAPLGVYAVLGNHDYYGNDKDAILAEMDNLGIRVLMDEYVLINDFYLIGRKEHTDKTRKVLSTYLKGLDATRPMIMMDHQPKDLKEAELNGIDLLLSGHTHKGQLAPANLLTDLIYENDYGYLKKGSMHSLVSSGFGLWGPPIRIGSQAEVMVINVHFKDKQKGE, from the coding sequence ATGTCCATTCTATCTATTTTCTCCATTATTATTAGTATTGTTATCTACGGACTGATTTGCTATTACATTGGTTTTAATGGCTGGGCTTGGCTTAAGTCTGCGAAATTTGCGAAATATAAAAAGAGCTATGTAACTTCAATGGTGTTTTTATCACTTTCTATTTTTATAGGAATTTATCTCCCTTATGCCGGTCTGCAATGGATAAGCGGTTTTTGGATGGCGATTTTAGGGTATAGCTTTATCGTTTTGCCTATTGCAAATATTGTCCACTTCTTATTAAAAAAGAAACAGGTGTTCTGGATCGGAATAGCAGTCCTGTCCTTTTACCTGTTTATCTTTATTTATGGATCTTATAATGCGTGGGTTCCCGTTGTTAAGACGTACGATATTCAAGTTAATAAAACAGCACAGAATAAAAATCTCAAGATTTTTATGGCATCTGATCTTCATTTAGGTCAAATGGTAGGTAAGTCCCATCTAGATCGCCTTATTAGCTTAATCCATCAGGAAAAACCGGATATTGTGTTATTACCGGGTGACATAATCAACGATAACATTCAGCCTTATCTAGAAAAAAATATGGGGGAGACTTTGGGGAAAATTGATGCTCCACTAGGTGTATATGCAGTACTAGGCAATCATGATTATTACGGAAATGATAAGGATGCTATTTTAGCAGAAATGGATAATCTGGGTATTCGGGTGTTAATGGATGAGTATGTTTTGATTAATGATTTTTATTTAATTGGAAGGAAGGAACATACAGATAAAACGAGAAAAGTATTAAGTACATATTTAAAAGGACTAGATGCTACAAGACCAATGATTATGATGGACCATCAGCCTAAAGATCTAAAAGAGGCAGAGCTGAATGGAATTGACCTCCTTCTATCTGGCCATACTCACAAAGGCCAATTAGCACCAGCCAATCTATTAACCGATTTAATCTATGAAAATGATTATGGTTATTTGAAAAAAGGGAGCATGCATTCCCTTGTTTCGTCCGGGTTTGGATTATGGGGTCCACCAATCCGTATCGGCTCACAGGCTGAGGTTATGGTCATCAATGTCCATTTTAAAGATAAACAAAAGGGGGAGTAG
- a CDS encoding alpha/beta hydrolase, whose product MFDIRGHGNSAISDYPLTYALICDDIVHLLDKLKIEKAFICGYSTGGSIVLNFLLSYPERAIGGILISSMSEVNDWLLRKEIALAAFLSKKKWMKALVTSVCYGNSDTKETFTELYNEAKKGNAKNIQQYYQHSLTYCCTSQLPRIKHPVLLLYGENNKQFQPHAQLISKSLRNNELIFIKNGKHQLPTKSASEVNRVIKEFALKYT is encoded by the coding sequence GTGTTTGACATTCGTGGTCATGGAAATAGTGCTATTTCCGATTATCCGCTCACCTATGCCCTTATTTGTGATGATATTGTCCATCTATTAGATAAATTAAAGATTGAGAAAGCCTTTATTTGCGGTTATTCTACTGGTGGTTCAATTGTTTTAAACTTTTTACTATCCTATCCCGAACGAGCTATAGGTGGTATTTTAATTAGTTCGATGTCAGAAGTAAATGACTGGTTGTTAAGAAAGGAAATTGCCCTAGCTGCGTTTTTATCGAAAAAAAAATGGATGAAAGCTCTTGTGACATCTGTTTGTTATGGAAATTCCGACACAAAAGAGACCTTTACAGAGTTGTATAACGAGGCCAAAAAAGGAAACGCCAAAAATATTCAGCAATATTATCAGCATAGTTTAACGTATTGTTGCACATCGCAATTACCGAGGATAAAACATCCTGTTCTCCTGTTATATGGTGAAAATAACAAACAATTTCAGCCGCATGCGCAATTAATCAGTAAAAGTCTTCGAAATAATGAATTAATCTTTATAAAAAACGGCAAACACCAACTCCCTACAAAATCTGCTTCCGAAGTTAATCGAGTAATCAAGGAATTTGCACTTAAGTATACATAA